The Cicer arietinum cultivar CDC Frontier isolate Library 1 chromosome 1, Cicar.CDCFrontier_v2.0, whole genome shotgun sequence genome contains the following window.
ATAGCTTCCATAAACTTgttactcaaaataaaatatcaattaatgaGCTATTATCAAACATTTTAACAAACTTAAAACAAGCTAAACCGGTGCCCTAAGACAACAAACAATGTAAAGTTACACATGAAAGAcaaaatcataaaacaaaatgataaaaaaaaaataataataaatgtgaaAACCCATTTATTTCAATGAAAAGAAAGAATAAGATCTTAAATCACCCCTctaataaattaagatgaaGGGAAGAGGAGAAATGATCAATGtaacaaaatctaaaatttaactAAGAATTTAATTAAAGTGCAATTAAGTGTCGAATTTATAAAAacatgacaattttttttaatttattttaaaatataagtaaaattaaattaaaaaaattaatatattaaattaaaattaatattaaatacatcaatttctttttcatatatttggatgGAAGAAGTAACTATTAGACATAAAATACTTCTAGAAATATTAAAGTAGATTgctattcaaaaatatattgaaatgcATTGATGAacgaaaaaaacaaaaagaaatgcACGTGGCATGACAATCACATATGCATTGCACACCAAacccaaatgaaaatgaaaaatcacATGAATGGATAACAATGTCTTCGATGataaatttttcctttaataacgATCGCAACAATTAAGAGACTATAATCTCCCTTCACGAATGAAAGGTGGACAAACAAAtgcaaattagttaaaataataaataataaaaattaaataagcttttaatctttatataatctcaaaattttatttttagtttttataattttatttttttattttacagttcttaaacttttttttatttaactttagtATTTGTCtagaatagttttttttaataaaaattagataCTTTTAAGGACAAGACAATATAGGTACAAAGGAACTCCATTTTTTCACCAAAAATCTCAATAAACACCGATTGGTTTTTGGagcaaaatattaatttgtttgattCATTTCATCATATATTTGCTACATGAGTATCGACCATGGATGAAAGCTCTGCAAGTACAATATTGGTTAATTTATTTGGTCACATAgctaaatataatgaaaattcaCAAACAATGTCAATTGGTTTGAGTAAAGTGATGTCCTTTGGTCTAATGGTGATAAAAAAGGCCATAGGTGTAAATTCGAGATGGTGATGCTTCGCCACcgaaaattaagtttttttacttttaataccttaaaaatctctataaaattaaataatttttctttgaaattaaacttaatatttataattttataaaaattaaaaatatatttaattttaaatataatattctcTCAAAACATAAtacaatcttttttatttttttctcgaGGAATGGAGTATAACATTATGCAACCTTAAAAAGACACAAGTAGAGAATTGAGGAAAGACAACAAGTGTGGGCCAGGCCAACTAGGGTTTAGCCCAAACTCACTCATTTTTGATTGAGGAGCGGGAAAAACATATCCCAAACTTTTTGAATACTCTTTCTTAATttctttggtttttttttttttttttggacatCTTTCTCAGTTTCTCTCTCCTCTCGATTCACACTCTCTCTTTCCTTGGTTGCCATAGCTACTCCTTCTCTCCGCGCTTCACACACACAAGCTACAAACTTGACACCACCCCATTTTACGTTTCTCGGCGAATTTCAAAACCCTATTGTCCGTTTTCAAAGTTCTTTAACCCCTCTCGGGAACATTGAAACCTAGGGTTTTTACTTTTCCCCCTCTTTTTACTGGGGATCTAAAATTGATGAGATTACTATGATTTGCGTGGCTAATTTGTGTACTGAAGATGACTAAAGACACAGCGGGACCGAGTGGAGGTGCATTTCACGCGGTTCATGCGGAGCGTGACTTACAATCCAATTGGGAAGTTGACCTAGCCAAGAAACTTGAAGAGTATTTGCTTAAAATTTGTTCCGGTGAAATCACTGGTGAAGAAGAAGGAAACATTCATGTGAATTTTGCTGAAGGTTTGGTCCATTtgactctattttttttttcaaagttcccaattttatttatttgcaattGTTTGTTTGATGTTAAATCTCTGAATTAGCTTTTTCTGGTAATTGTAGCTGCTTTGCTGCTTCAGGGTTCCATACAGGTGTATAGTCGAAAGGTTGAATATCTTTACAACTTGGTATTGCGTGCTTTGGAGTTCCTTTCTCAGAAAAGGTTTGGTCTTTGAGATAAAGTTTCAGCATTTATTTGAGTTCTGTTTTTGTAATTTGGAAGGAGAGGGGTGTAGAAAAATAAGGGGGCTGAAGTCCATTCGAATTATAGCAATATAGTGTTCTTGATGGTGGTGAAAGTTTGTTCCAGATTACCTTTTCTATCTGGTTGGAGATATCATGTTAATGGATGTATAAGTATCATATAGAATCAGacttaaattcaaattataacTACCTAGCTCCTATTCACTATGTGGGCTCGATTAATAGCTTTTTGATCAACAATGTTGTTAAATGGTGCCACCATGGCGGATGTTTTGGACAACCGTCATAGGCAATTTGTGAATGGATATCTACCATAAGCCGCAATGGTGTGTTTTATGATTATCAAGGATCTTTGGCCTTCtgccatcaacaaccttgtctATCAACaaggaaatatatttttattttgattgtattTGTTTAAAGCAATTTAGGTATATAAATCATGAAAAAGTAAAAGCCTTCAGGGGTTAAGGTGTTTGGTAGTTTTTATAGTTGCATAGCATCATGGATTGCTTTTGTAAGTTCACCGACTCATCAGCAATTTGGTTGAGATGTTTTCTAAAGATTTCTCAGAAACCAAAGATagatattcattttttttaatttggaaaatttgtttataattctCATGTGTTTTCCCCTATGCCAACCGAAACAGTGAATATGCAATATGTAGTAAACCTAGTTGCAAATTTCATGTACAATATCTAGAATCAACTTTAAACTAATAAGCAATGGTCTGGAATGTAGATTTTACATATGAAGATTCACTTATACTGTAGCTTGTTTGAAGGGGACAATGATTGCATATCGCATATATTACTCTTTTGTTAGCTAGTACGTTTCTTGTCACTTGTTGTCTAAAAGCAAGATTACTTTTGTCAGGTTCATCATTACCAAAATGTGGAAGTGTCTAGTGTAGACTCTAGTTACTAGTTATAGTTCTTTATTAGGATATACTGCAGTAGTACGGTCTATTAACATTTTGTGCTGCTTATTGAGTGCTTATTTTCAGCTTGATCTCTAACAATGTAGCTGGTTTACCTTAAAAGGTTCACATTAGGAAGGTGACTGTAAATAATCTCTTAGACATAACCTGTTAGTCTGCTAGAGATTTAATACCAATAATGTTACTTTACATAACAGTTGAAGATTTTGGGTGTTAATCCTTGATATGATAATAGTATTAGACTAGTAGGCCTGTAGGACCAAGATGTCAAAAGTGTGATATTTTCATCTCgattctaaatataaaaaatgttgaaTGTAATGTAGGTTGGTGTGGTTTCCAGAGTTCAAGCCCAATGTGCTATTAAACGAAGTGGCATGTTTCAGATATAAAACCAAATGTGTTTTCTTTACCTAACAGGAAATGTTTTTTGTGAAAGTTGGTAACTGGCACTTGATAGATATTACTATATATTTGAACCAAgtgacataaaataaaaaagaaataatctGCTTTGGCTGACTATTCATTTCTGTTTATGCAAACTGTACATACAGAACCATTAATTCTGGCTAATGTTTCTTGGTCAGACAGCCAGATAATGTAGATGGGGCATCAGTCCAACAAGAAGAAAGTGGCCCCTCTGCCGTTGCTGCTGATGGAGAAGAAAATGATCAATTTTGGGGTTTAGATGACATCCCAGGTACCTacttaatgaaaattatttgactaAATGATCAAACCAGAAACATGACATAAGCGGAGTTATTATCATgctgatttgttttttttagataatttattgaCTGCTACCTGTTGTCTTATATTGTGCTGGGGTCTATTATTTCCCAatctataatataattaatatggaTATTTAGACTTATTTGGTTTTGAATTACTAGGACAACAATTTCAATTAAGGTTGTTTAAGATTGTTTAGTTGTTAAGGCTTATTTGGTTTGTCTCATACattctctcttctctttctCCCATCAATCTTTCAACATATGCATCAAAACATCTTCTACATAATTGTTGCTTTGtttcactatatatatatagttgcaATTGCCAGATCTCCTTAATTTTTGCTGTATTGCAGTTGAGGAAAAGAATTCATTGGACAGTTCAACAGGCAAAGAAGTGAATTTGGATCACTTCATAAAACCCCCTGCAAATCTAGTTGTTCTTGAAGGTGACTGCTTGGATGCTGGTGGTGATGGAGGGGAATTGGAATCTTATCTGGTATCTTAATTACTTGCAGTTGTTAACATAATggtttttgtaaaattttattgacTAACTATACGATGAACTGTTGCAGCTGTCCACTACGGACTTGTACCAAGATTTTATTTTGTTGGACACATCTGATGCTGTGGCAGTTAACGAGTTTATGAACGGCAAAAAAGCTGGTACGGCAATTAATGGTACTATTAGAGGAACCTCAACTCGTAAAAGCTTTCTTTCTCCTAGACGTTCTGGTGGAAGTGCTCGTAAATCGGTTGCAAAGAGTCAGCGTGCTAATTCCATGTGCTCTCCtaaaaattttagttttgaagaCAAAGATGCTCGGCCCAGTTCTCCGATCTCTGCTGGTGTTGATAACTGTGACTTTGGACCTAATATGGATGATGGATTTGATACACCATGGGATGCAGACAATTCTGATGCAGATGTTGAAGATGATCCATGGAAACCTTTGAATCCTCATGAACCAGGAAACTTGAGAGTGAAGCCCTTTCGAAAAGGTTCCTCTTACCCCCCCTTTTTATCATCAATTTGCCTCACTGTAattgtttaatttgtttatcttctttcttctttttgttgtaTTTGCAGTGAAAGCTTTAAGAAAGGTTGGCATCAAAGTGAAACGTCAAGTATCTTTGAGCACCATGTTTCCACTTGCAAAATTGCATGGTCCTATCAGTTCCGAGCTAACAGAAATGTGGGAGATGCGACGTTGTGCTCGCCAACGACAAAAGGATTCTCAATCTACTCCACCTTTATACGAGACGGTACTTTTAAATGGATGTTCTGTTCACCAATATATGACTATTTGGTGTTTCTAATGTAATGTGAATGTCATATGTCAATTGCAGTTGAGGCAATCTCTTATTAACGAGGAAAATGAAACTGGTAGAACGTTTCTTAACTCTGAAGCTGATAACGACGACAACGAATTTGATAATGGATTTCCTGATTTTGATATGCCTGGCAATGATTTCATGGATGAAGAAGATCAACATCCTTTCGATAAAGAGGTCAATATTTGAGAACAGTAACTTGGctgtttatatatttaacaCTGCATTATGACAATGTCTATTATATGCTTACGGGCTTATCTACTTGAATTAACAGCCTGGAGTTGATGATGTTCATGCAAATGCCGATGAAGCTGATCTGGAATTTCCAAATTCTCAGACAAGTTTGGAAGATCTTTGCCGCTCTCATCTGGTAAGAGCTCCATTCTCAATTTTTGGGTATGTATGTGGTTGCTTCTGAATTGTTGAAATATGCTATATTGGCTTCTCTCACCCCCTCTTCCTTATCGTTACATGGTTGGTAACCACTATTCCTCATCTAGAATGCAATCCTAGCTAGCATAGCTGAATCTGAGAAGCAAACTGAAATGGCTGCTAGGATTTCAACATGGAAACAAAGAATTGAGCACAACTTAGAAGAACAGGTGAATTCATCTTTTGGGTGTACTTCCTCTCTCTATCTATTTTAGGTCTTTTAAATTGAATGGAATGCTTTTTCATGATAGGATTCACACCCACCGTTTGATATCCGAGACTACGGTGTAAGAATTCTGGACAAACTATCCCTTGAAGAAAGCAGTAGCAGTGGCAGTGTCATGCCCTTTTCTGATTTGGTCAAGGGACAAGAAAAGTACAACGTATCCCGAAGTTTCTCTTCACTTCTTCAACTGGTATTTCCCTTATTAGCAGTGTTAAGTGCACTTCTCAAATTTTTACTTCATGTTATGATGTTGAACGTATGAGTTGTATTAGAACTAGTGTTGTCAATTGTAGATCACAGAAAATAACAGTTTGTTTGAATGCTGCTATGTTACAGTGCTGTAGTGCCATTATTGCCACTATCTGGCACCACTTTGTACTAAATTGTGTATTGCAGTATTaatgatttgttcaaatttcaataCGCTATAAGTGCTGTTATAGCTGCTATTTGGCAACAATGATTAGAAAGGTCGTTGAATTTTTACTTCAATTTGTGATGCGAGTTACACCAATTTTCAGGTGAACAATGGAGAAGTCAATTTACAAAGACACGATGTTCCTGGGGATTCTTTTTGTTACTCAGCTGATAATCCTTTTCATGTTAAGCTCCTCAAGCATGACAAGAAACAGGAGGTTGTGCAGCAGCAGTTTGGTATATCGAAAAAGAGAGCAAAGTCCCCAACAAAAAAACCGTCCATAAAAGAGGGTGAGAAGAAGAAAACTAGAAGAGAAAAGTCGCCCGTCAGTTCATCTTCTAGGAAACATGGACATACAGGGTTATCATCGCCTGCCAATTGTAAGTTTTCTGTAAACCATAGAAAGGTGAGTGCTATGAAGTTCTCTCCTCAATCCAAGAGAAGGCGTAGATCTCAATTCGTCGAGCCAGTTAATCTACATTCAGCAGGGTGACACTGACAGTAGCAGCAGCTTATTCCACTAAGCATGGAATGGTTTAATTCAAGACATATAATGGATGTCTTACCCCTTAGTTAAGTTGTGTATTCATTAGAGTCCTAGTTCTAACTAAATAGTAATTTTGCACAGTTTTCATCTGTATCATTATTGCTACTGCCCAAAGTAGTAACATATTGATGTAACCTTGTAACGCCATGCATTCTTAATAATTCTGCAATTCGTAAATTATACGTAAATTTCTGTTGTGACTTGAGGTTGACGGTTCTCCTTGACCTTGCATGGAGGAATGCTTCtcctaatttaaattttaatcatataaaaaataatgatgtacTCTATATTGCTTTTAGTTCTCAAGTTAAGAATATTTACGGATATcacaaaaatcaataaattttattacttttacaAGAATTAGTTCTTAAAGTATCTTTAATTATTCACTACTTCAAtcaacatatttaaatttttgcaataaattattaaagataatatttgacaaaataatagttaatgAGTTAATGTcatattaaactttaaaatgacaaataaataagaataaaattcTTAGAAATAAAAGGAGTAATAAACATCCCTCATGTACTCATTTaatctatatttatattttgggaGGTatgtaaaaagaaaacaattactTTTGTATCTATTTGTGTGTACATGATGAATAAGCTTCAATAATGTGAcagattttatatattaaaagatagCAAGTGTACTTTGATTAGTTGGTGAAGCAAAGTTCAACTAGTTGCACAATACACATCTTTGGTCCAATACATTATTGTATTCACCCAACAGTTTTGCCTCTTGAACCCACCTAGTAactaaattttagaaaaacaatGGTAAAGCGTGTGGGGTCTTTGAATAAATTTACGGGATATTATTTGATACCTAAAACAACCTTCGATTAAGGAAATCATGTTTTCACGGTGAAGTTGTCTGGTTTCAGATTCAGTACTCAGTTGTTGGAGCCTTGTTTGCCAATATATCAAATAGTATGAGTTTTTTACTCTTATTTATAGTAATAAGTTGTTATCCCTAATTATAAGAGCTCGTTAACATATTTGTTTGTCTTAAATGTAAGAAGATTATTTGCACATTTGTAGATACATCTATGAAATTAATAAGTATGTATAGTtgatataaaacaattttacattatgtcaataacaattatttatggTGCAGTTGTTGTCTCACTCaattacaaaaatacaaaaacgTTAAAGTGTTTGTTGATATCACCTTATTCTAAAGTTCAAATCAATATcctttattaataatactatcaaattattttaaaatatgaatagttAACACTAAAATACATCTATATTCAATTCAATGAAAGAGAACAGaattcttaaattatttttaggcGAGGAGATTGAAGATGTTATCTTGGCTCACAATATAGTTCATTGAAGTCTCacactaaatattatttttaatttatattttattttgttgaaagtagtaatttgagataaaataataactaaaatatactATTATATCTTAACACATTTAttgttttaaagataaaataattactaAAGTGTCCTATCTATCTGAACACATTTATTGTTTTAAACATTCTTTTTTAGGAAGGATGAAGTTAGTGACTAAACTAGTCCAAAAAAATAATGTAGTGACCAAAGTGTCccgtttatttttgttttaaatgcattttaattattttgcttAAAATTAATCCTACCAATTTTTAAGTCcttattttacaatttgtaggattttttttttataacgaTTTTGCATGTTCAATTATGTTGTGGCAATAATGTTTAATGATTTTGCATGTTCAATTATGTTGTGGCAATAATGTGATCTAATTGAATTCATGTCATTAATTACAAtctgttatattatttttttattcgatAAAATTTTCCAATCTCCTTTGCTAGTAACAACATAaacaaataaagataataaagttatatacaattttatttatgcAATTTAGTTTTGCCAGATCACTTATGTCCTTGATAAACATACcacaatcataaaaaataagagagatcaatcaaatccccaaagttattaattttagacaatAAACGAGTactaaaaatgaatttaagtctttattatttaaataaaaattcatatattcctTAAGACCAAATTGCATGCCAGATTCTTATCATGAACCAAAACGAGTCTTAACTAGTTAAAATACTATATTATCCCCCTATCAAATCTACACTCTAAACATTTGACTTATCTGGTTGTTCACACCTCGTAGTCCAAGAATAACAACGACAGCGCAATTTTCTTGCTGTACTATTCTACCATCTTTCAAACATAACAATAAACaacaattaaacaaataaaaaaatatcaacattCTTTGTAATTTCCAACTGCTTCTCATATTCACACTCACGCGCCACCCACCGCTTTACCCGCGTTTCGGGTTTAAAAACCGCCACGTCAGAACCTCCGAGTCATCTCAACTCGCTAACTCACTGTCTCATCTCGTCCACCTTGTTCTACCTTCAATTCAACCACCGAGCTACAACCACCACCACTACCACCGCACGACGACGGAGAAACGCTTCCTTTCCATTCTCTACTAAGAATCCTCTTCAACGACATCATTCGACTCATCGGCGATCGAAACGACGACTGAGTCGAAGAAGGCGAGTCAATACACGATTCGTCCCTAACCGGAACATCAACTGTCACGCCCACAAAAGACGGCTTTCTCCTCAACCCAACCGAACTCGAACTTGAACCGGTTTCCGGTTCGCAAATCTTTAGAACAATTTCGGGCCGGGTTTGCGAATCGGGTGTGGGCTCCACGGGTGCGCGACAAAGTGGACACGTGGAATGAGAATGAAACCACATGTCAATACATTCGGTATGAAAAGCGTGATCACATTTGGGCAAAACCCGACCCGATTCACCGGGTTCAAACTCCGACAAACAAACTGCGCATTCCGCAGCATTTTCCGGATGAGTATTCGGATCGTAGAAGAACAAGGGGAGCGAGGCGATGACGGCGGCGTCGAGTCCGCTGGAAGTTACGACGGAGACTGAGGTTGTAGGGCTGTCGGTGAAGAAAACTAGCTGAGTACGACGGCGGAGAAGGCGGCGTCGGCGGCGAGAACGGAGGAGGTACCAGCGAGCGTAAATATGAAGACAAAACATTAAAACGACGACGAAGAAGAGAATGATTATGGCGCAGAGCATGACCTTGCCGCTGAGACTGTAACCTTTTGCATCGAAGTCATTAACGGAGTTTTCTTGGTTGAATTTGTTTGAAGGTTCTTCGTCTTTTACCATTTGTGCGAAAGAGTAAGTGAGTgagagagagggagagaggGGCGGGGGGGTGTAAATAGAAAAGAGAAAAGTAGGTATAAAGGAGAAAGAAATGAAGGGTTTAAGTAAGGTTGGGTTATACTATAGAAGAAAGAGTGAGGAAGGTTCTTGAGGGTTTCTTCagtcattttatatattatcaggttttttttatatgtgGAAATGCTTTTATTTATTACTTACCACACCTGCTTTGTTGTCTAAGGTGGAATACAAGATAGACACCGATTTTCACGcgttttcttttatatttatgtttttttctatacaaaattattctatatgttacttttataattattaatatatatattttttttaaagtaacgaTATATTAAGAAACTAAAATCTTCGTACAAGAGAAACCAAGAAAGGGACAAAAGTACAAAATAGAAATATACACATCAAAATATTTTCCCTTTACTTTGAACCGCTATGACAATTATAATGCATTCAACAACtaaagacaaataaaaaacattccAATGCACGCGTTCTATTTGG
Protein-coding sequences here:
- the LOC101507635 gene encoding RING-H2 finger protein ATL2-like, which translates into the protein MVKDEEPSNKFNQENSVNDFDAKGYSLSGKVMLCAIIILFFVVVLMFCLHIYARWYLLRSRRRRRLLRRRTQLVFFTDSPTTSVSVVTSSGLDAAVIASLPLFFYDPNTHPENAAECAVCLSEFEPGESGRVLPKCDHAFHTECIDMWFHSHSTCPLCRAPVEPTPDSQTRPEIVLKICEPETGSSSSSVGLRRKPSFVGVTVDVPVRDESCIDSPSSTQSSFRSPMSRMMSLKRILSREWKGSVSPSSCGGSGGGCSSVVELKVEQGGRDETVS
- the LOC101507329 gene encoding condensin-2 complex subunit H2; amino-acid sequence: MTKDTAGPSGGAFHAVHAERDLQSNWEVDLAKKLEEYLLKICSGEITGEEEGNIHVNFAEAALLLQGSIQVYSRKVEYLYNLVLRALEFLSQKRQPDNVDGASVQQEESGPSAVAADGEENDQFWGLDDIPVEEKNSLDSSTGKEVNLDHFIKPPANLVVLEGDCLDAGGDGGELESYLLSTTDLYQDFILLDTSDAVAVNEFMNGKKAGTAINGTIRGTSTRKSFLSPRRSGGSARKSVAKSQRANSMCSPKNFSFEDKDARPSSPISAGVDNCDFGPNMDDGFDTPWDADNSDADVEDDPWKPLNPHEPGNLRVKPFRKVKALRKVGIKVKRQVSLSTMFPLAKLHGPISSELTEMWEMRRCARQRQKDSQSTPPLYETLRQSLINEENETGRTFLNSEADNDDNEFDNGFPDFDMPGNDFMDEEDQHPFDKEPGVDDVHANADEADLEFPNSQTSLEDLCRSHLNAILASIAESEKQTEMAARISTWKQRIEHNLEEQDSHPPFDIRDYGVRILDKLSLEESSSSGSVMPFSDLVKGQEKYNVSRSFSSLLQLVNNGEVNLQRHDVPGDSFCYSADNPFHVKLLKHDKKQEVVQQQFGISKKRAKSPTKKPSIKEGEKKKTRREKSPVSSSSRKHGHTGLSSPANCKFSVNHRKVSAMKFSPQSKRRRRSQFVEPVNLHSAG